The sequence TTCACTGTGCACTGGATATTTTTGTGTTATCGAAATAGCTTCATTTTCCTGATGTACAATGGTCACCTCAAAGGCATAATTATGTTTCTTCTCCCGCACTGAGGACGTGCAAGCCATTGTGAATAGAATGCGTTCCTTATCGTAAACTTCATAGAAATTGAACATTTCATCGAACACAATGAACACATAATAACCCGTAAGTGGCTTCTGCTTAACGCCCATGTTCCAAACCATATCAGTTATTGGCGTGTGGAAAACCTTATCGGCATGATCCTTCTCCAAATGATCCTTCCAGTGAGCTTCTCGTCCAGACCAATCACAATCACCCCACACACGTCCCATAAAACATTTCATCGGTTTATAAATGCATTGCTTTTCGTGCCAACTCAGCAGATCAATTTGCAGACGTACTGTACAACCACCAGGCGCGTTGGAGCAACGGAAATGCGCTTTGGAGCATAGAGCTTCGACGGTAAGGGAGCGTATGTTGGTGAAGGGTTCCTATAGAGATGGAAAGAGCGGAGATATAAATTAAAGTGAATAaagcttataaaataaaataaaaatatatttactatGCAGTATTTGAAATATAAAAGGGACTATCTGAAGTGGATTTGCTTACGTCATAGATAACAGGCTATTTTAATCGATGCAGATAATTGATAATATCAATGATTTTCAATAACCTTGAGCAATTTTACCCTCTCTGTGATTTGGTGACTAATGAACTTAGGTATTAAGTTTTGGCATACTTCACGCTCAATATGGACTGCTACTGCGGACATTATATTGTGGTACCATGAGGAATATCGCGCCGCCTCAGTGAAAATGACTCTGCCTATAGGGCCAAGCTGTAATACGCAGTTAGTAGAGGTACCGGCGTACAAAAAGTACTTAAGCTACGGAGCTAAAACTCTCCTTATGGCTggaccgagtttctcttccaattcgcgtcgtgctcttttcaactaatttttcctacaaattggcgggacgggacctaaatgttttacgccggctccgaacggcatcagcaaggctgagtagcttttcatggcagaaatacactcggagtttcTCCTCAATCTAACTTTTAAGTTAGAGCTTGAGATTTTTGTTCGAGTAGTAAAGATCACTCAGGGATTCAACTGTTGGCTCTGAAGGATTGTTTTCACCCAGTGAACTACTTCACATCGGGCAGCAATGGTTAAGAGGCTATTGTAAAAAGAATATTCGACAAACGATGAAAGACTTATGAGTCTTAAGTCCTTaggcatagcacagcatcttaaagtgtgttagagtgtaaacagtctgtggaaagaatcgggacaggcagaagcatacatctatattgggtcccagggcatatgggaatagaaatgaaaaagcagatgaactagctaaaaaggatgAACGACTTAAATATTAATTTCCTGAACtccaaatttttcaaatatcaaatggaaatttttgaattcaaaaaaaaagatgTATTCAGAGgtaatttagaaaataataccGGCTACTACACTTACTACGCTGCAAATCTCTTCGCCGTAAAAGGTTTTGAAGTCAAACTAAATTAATTACGGTAACAAAAGTTACAGGTTTAAAATACATATTGACAATATAATTCTTACCGGCACAAACGACATTacagataataaattaaaataaacaaaaacaagaaatgTATTTGAAACACTATTACTTGATATTTATATGCAAGCGTACTATTtctgtaaaataaaacaaactttcaTCGACTTACCTTACACAACGGACAAAGTAGAAGCACCCTTGTGCACTGCTGACAAATACTATGACCAGTTTTACAAAGCAGAATTGGTGATTTCATTGGATAAGCGCAACCCGGACATTTTAGTTCCTCAATCAGGCGTTCATAATGATTAATCGATATTTGTTTGGGAGCGGCTGGGGATAAAGAAACTGGACGTTCCATTACACGACGCAGTGTCGGATGAGAATCATCCCTTAGTTGTACAGTGGCCACCTTAGCTGGTTCCGGCAGTATAGAGGTCTTAATCAAAGTGGTGCCAGACAGGATTTTCGGTATTGTACTCGTAATACCAGCGGCCACACCAGCATCGGCTAAAGGTGTAGTGGGTGTTGGGGTTGGTGTGGACGTTGGGGTGGGTATAGCGAGTGGGGCGCCGGTAGTAATAACTGTTGTTTTAACTACTTCACCAGCATTTGTTTCTCTAACAGCTACTGGAGAAGTGGGCATAGCTGTTGCAGAATATGATTTTTGTTGATCACCAATACCAATGCTACGTGTGCGACTCAACATAGGTGGTTTCGGTGGTGGTGAGCCAGGCATACGTGGCAGTGTTACAAATTTTGTTGTGGCCGTTTTAGTGATGTCGTCGCTATTAATATCAttgacaattttttgtttttccttgatATCACCATCACCACCCTGCTCCACATGCTTTTGCTCTTCACGCGTATGACTACGACTTTCGCTGACAACAGTCTCAGCGCCATTGATTGTTTGAGTCTTCTTTTCAGTTTCGCGCTTTTCATCGATCGTATGCTCGCTGATCGTATTGTTAAGAAAAAGTCGACGCTTTTCATTGATCTTTTCAATATTCTTGATGTGTCCAATAATTTTCAAATCCTCATTGAAGTCAGTGCGCAAATTGTTTGGGTTGATAGCcagtgttgtggttgttgttgcacCATATTTGCTCGAACTGGTGGTGCTGGTACTAGCTTTTGGACTATCATTAAAGCTTTGGCTATTATTTTCCGCTGCTTGGCTCTTTACCGTCCTACCACCGttggttgttgctgctgctgccggTTTATTATTCTCTTCCGTATCTTGAGTCTTCGGTATGTTTGTCTCACTGCTACTGGTGCTGGTTTTGATGATGATTTTAGTGTTGTTGCTAGTGCTGGAAATACTGCTGGCATTAGTAAGACTCGTTTTAGACAATACATTGGCAAGAGTTTTGGCTTCGTTGCCGTTGAGATCACCAATTGGCATTTCGTGTATGACGCTCATtgtcaattttttattaaatttttattctacttaaatttttacttaaatttcaaaatCGCATACAATCAAGTATTTCTATTTTTTCCTTGGAGAGCTTTTCTAAATTTATtagttctttaaaatttttaatttatggtAATTATAAATTAAATGCGTTTCGTATACCGTGTGCCTACTGCTCTGTTGGCTaagtgaattttaaattttttgtagtttcgATCAAAATTTTCTGCATGAAATTGTATATGTCTGGTTTAAATCAACACAATCAACACGTTTAGCACTTTTCAAAATATACGTACACATATTTTTATCTCTGAGTTAGGTATCTTATCAAATGTGGCATGAGAACACAGCAAACTTCTGGAACCCTCCTAACCCATAAAAGCAAAATATCTATGACAAGGGTGGGTGAAGCGTCTGTACCAATCGATaggttatatatgtacatatgtatgtataatagactggatcgatttattaaccgatatcgcgccatcgatttttcgataggatttgggctcaggaaaaaaaagttccactacgcatatccaaaaaaaataattttcgagtctgcgaaatttcattttttttacttttttcgacttcgatttttaaggtttttttatgacctaccatatatgtatctatgtaatgctcctatattgctaatagaaaatgctcgcaatgtgtttttaattcgaaatcaaaacaagacagcctttacaatttttgtgattggagcagcataagtgtgacaagaattgaatacaaaaacaaaaacgtttaaacagcaatatatcggcactctgatgtttgggaatgtacctagcattttgtagcaatataggagtattacatatatgtgacctactaacaaaattttcatttgattcaaaacactgttatcgacaacatttttgggtcggacagggtatacatatgaaacattttttagtaggtcatgaaaaaaaccttaaaaatcaaagtcgaaaaaaggcaaaaaaatgaaatttcgcaggctcgaaaattatttttttgggtatgcgtagtggaacttttttttcctgagcccaaatcctaacgaaaaattgatggcgcgatatcggttaagtatcgtccatacaaatcgacccaccttaatgtatatacatacgtaaatatgtattaTAACAAAGAAGTTTAATTTGAAAGAAATTTCTGAGAGCTTGGTTTTTGTCTGGCGGCCGAAAGAGAGATTACTTCTAACTGGTCTTTACTCTGTTTTAGTACAAATATTAGCTTACCCACGTTTCAATTTAACTAAGCaaatataatgaaataataaaatcttTCAACAACTGGCGCTACTTACGAGGGTCCCTTTGCATGTTTTGAGGCTGTTCCTTAAATGGTAtcacgatgtatattggaacattTACATTAGGTGCTCAAAAAATATAATAGATAATTTTTGTCACTCTGTAAAAGCAGATAAATTGGGCCTTTTCCTATGTTTTCTACATAGATGGTAATAGCGTAATGTGTGATATCTGAATCCATtcttactttgtttttttttttttttgcgatatattcatataaaaaaaaaaataaataaatgtaaggcgcgataacctccgaagagatctaaggccgagcttctctgccaatttgcgtcgtgctcctcttgattttccctacaaattggccgggcgggacctacatgttttatgccgactccgaacggcatctgcaaggcagatgagttttcactgagagcttttcatggcagaaatacacccggagcacttgccaaacactgccgaggggcgaccccgcttagaaaaattttcttctaatttaaaagccttatttctaaaattttgatgttgctttgcccggggtgcgaacccagggcatacggtgtggtaggcggagcacgctaccatcacaccacggtggccgcctattcATATACAGAACGAATAAAGGGTGCCGATTTTCGGAAAACGTATATAAAATATGAATGTGACCAGATAGACTGTTTACTACTTTGAACGAATTATTAAGGTTCTTAAAAATATTCAATTCCAGATTTTTGTAAGTCTATTAATCGAATTTCACTATTCGAATAATGCATTTATTTAGATTATTCGAATAGCCGCAACTGAACGattattcgattttcaaaatcGAAATTCGATTTCGTATGAACTGTTCATGCAAAAAAGTTACGTATACGACATGTGCCTTATGTTTCTTCTTTGTCAATTTGATCGATTAGTAGATATTGAAATCTTGGAATGATATGGTCAAAAATGATGTCGACAagtaaaatttttcgaattttccgCTTCCGGTAAGAAAAACATTAGTAAGAACAAATTAATCcgggaaaaataaatattttggtaAGGAAATCAAAAAAAGGGTCATAAATGGACATTTATAAAACACTTTGGAAGCCTATTTGTGGTCATCGcaaatatctttatttttaataataaaggaGATGTTCGTACTTTTCCAACTTGATCTTTCTGATATGGAAAGTAAGCTCGAAGTCGACCGAGATGTGATGAGTGATAATGAGAGCTTTCAACAGCATTTTCTCGAAAAAGGTTTATTTTACATATTAAGGGACTAGATTTTATTACCACTAAATATCAGATATGTTCgtcattatttatatttatattttttcatcaTGAAGTGACaacaaattgatcccgaaatgaccacggaaACGACCTCGAATTACTCTTCAAAACCATACCGAACTACCTAGAATTGATCCTAAATAA is a genomic window of Eurosta solidaginis isolate ZX-2024a chromosome 4, ASM4086904v1, whole genome shotgun sequence containing:
- the LOC137251187 gene encoding uncharacterized protein isoform X2, giving the protein MSVIHEMPIGDLNGNEAKTLANVLSKTSLTNASSISSTSNNTKIIIKTSTSSSETNIPKTQDTEENNKPAAAATTNGGRTVKSQAAENNSQSFNDSPKASTSTTSSSKYGATTTTTLAINPNNLRTDFNEDLKIIGHIKNIEKINEKRRLFLNNTISEHTIDEKRETEKKTQTINGAETVVSESRSHTREEQKHVEQGGDGDIKEKQKIVNDINSDDITKTATTKFVTLPRMPGSPPPKPPMLSRTRSIGIGDQQKSYSATAMPTSPVAVRETNAGEVVKTTVITTGAPLAIPTPTSTPTPTPTTPLADAGVAAGITSTIPKILSGTTLIKTSILPEPAKVATVQLRDDSHPTLRRVMERPVSLSPAAPKQISINHYERLIEELKCPGCAYPMKSPILLCKTGHSICQQCTRVLLLCPLCKEPFTNIRSLTVEALCSKAHFRCSNAPGGCTVRLQIDLLSWHEKQCIYKPMKCFMGRVWGDCDWSGREAHWKDHLEKDHADKVFHTPITDMVWNMGVKQKPLTGYYVFIVFDEMFNFYEVYDKERILFTMACTSSVREKKHNYAFEVTIVHQENEAISITQKYPVHSEYDNDILAEGTCISMPLTDLAKFIDEDRLLHYRVRIVEIKTPLKVKTSQRSSPTRSVHPTDFQQTQIEGVNLKSVPAEVIVTRKLKDIPYVDNSSADVTPRSGGAQSAEGVSEAEGERVKVKNIYNGKFSSNDSGSESDPEFEAFIAKKWGTPQLHFNRKFLKNTSNESNSADDVDSSRRLDDKISVTSTSTSYKKRVTNSLRKSFRSFKAPQLFNSNKKGSIEITDSK
- the LOC137251187 gene encoding uncharacterized protein isoform X1 is translated as MSVIHEMPIGDLNGNEAKTLANVLSKTSLTNASSISSTSNNTKIIIKTSTSSSETNIPKTQDTEENNKPAAAATTNGGRTVKSQAAENNSQSFNDSPKASTSTTSSSKYGATTTTTLAINPNNLRTDFNEDLKIIGHIKNIEKINEKRRLFLNNTISEHTIDEKRETEKKTQTINGAETVVSESRSHTREEQKHVEQGGDGDIKEKQKIVNDINSDDITKTATTKFVTLPRMPGSPPPKPPMLSRTRSIGIGDQQKSYSATAMPTSPVAVRETNAGEVVKTTVITTGAPLAIPTPTSTPTPTPTTPLADAGVAAGITSTIPKILSGTTLIKTSILPEPAKVATVQLRDDSHPTLRRVMERPVSLSPAAPKQISINHYERLIEELKCPGCAYPMKSPILLCKTGHSICQQCTRVLLLCPLCKEPFTNIRSLTVEALCSKAHFRCSNAPGGCTVRLQIDLLSWHEKQCIYKPMKCFMGRVWGDCDWSGREAHWKDHLEKDHADKVFHTPITDMVWNMGVKQKPLTGYYVFIVFDEMFNFYEVYDKERILFTMACTSSVREKKHNYAFEVTIVHQENEAISITQKYPVHSEYDNDILAEGTCISMPLTDLAKFIDEDRLLHYRVRIVEIKTPLKVKTSQRSSPTRSVHPTDFQQTQIEGVNLKSVPAEVIVTRKLKDIPYVDNSSADVTPRSGGAQSAEGVSEAEGERVKVKNIYNGKFSSNDSGSESDPEFEAFIAKKWGTPQLHFNRKFLKNTSNESNSADDVDSSRRLDDKISVTSTSTSYKKRVTNSLRKSFRSFKAPQLFNSNKKGSIEITDSKVTKLIKTKKKSFIDKSYETARPW